Proteins encoded in a region of the Chryseobacterium piperi genome:
- a CDS encoding DUF4377 domain-containing protein: MKKMKTILKGAFPVLALAVLTQCTTTPKTTSGDQKTFIVGPQTADCTGVAPMKCLQVKENASENWTNFYSNIEGFTYEPGYEYVLQVKTEKIANPPADGSSIKYTLIKQISKTKK, from the coding sequence ATGAAAAAGATGAAAACAATTCTAAAAGGAGCTTTTCCTGTTTTAGCATTAGCGGTATTAACACAATGTACAACGACTCCAAAAACAACTTCCGGAGATCAAAAAACATTTATTGTTGGACCTCAGACTGCTGACTGTACAGGAGTAGCGCCTATGAAATGTCTTCAGGTAAAAGAAAATGCTTCAGAAAACTGGACTAATTTCTATAGCAACATTGAAGGATTTACTTATGAACCAGGTTATGAATATGTATTGCAGGTAAAAACAGAAAAAATTGCCAATCCGCCAGCTGACGGATCTTCAATCAAATACACCCTGATCAAACAAATTTCTAAAACAAAGAAATAA
- a CDS encoding DUF962 domain-containing protein, translating into MSERIKTYREFYQFYLTEHSKLGTRIFHFLGTLLVFAVIAYVISSGKERFLWYIPIFGYGFAWFSHAVIERNKPATFKYPIWSLISDFRLFFELLIGKQKFNGNSVTKQNSQDPV; encoded by the coding sequence ATGTCTGAAAGAATAAAAACCTATAGAGAATTTTATCAGTTCTACCTTACCGAGCACAGTAAACTCGGCACCCGAATTTTCCATTTTCTGGGAACGTTGCTTGTATTTGCAGTGATTGCTTATGTGATCAGCTCCGGAAAAGAAAGATTTCTTTGGTATATTCCGATTTTCGGATATGGCTTTGCGTGGTTCAGCCATGCAGTTATTGAGAGAAATAAACCAGCTACTTTTAAGTACCCAATTTGGTCTTTAATTTCAGACTTCAGATTATTTTTTGAGCTGTTAATTGGAAAACAGAAGTTTAACGGAAATAGTGTAACCAAGCAAAATAGTCAGGATCCTGTTTAG
- a CDS encoding deoxyguanosinetriphosphate triphosphohydrolase, with protein sequence MNLNQIFTNQRTGNNPHTKASRTDFQRDFDRIIFSSAFRRLQNKTQVFPLPGSVFVHNRLTHSLEVSSVGRSLGSIIGEFISETYKNDLTEDSRNFYLHNLGNVIAAACLCHDVGNPAFGHSGEDAIASYFERNQRDLKPKFNEKEWADLVNFEGNANAIRVLAQQQQGKDEGGIQLTFSTLASIAKYPCEAIAKKKGVIHRKKFGFFQNEKEIFLEIAKGTNLILESEEPYIFKRHPFVWLVEAADDICYNIIDMEDAHRLGIVSTSDCENLFFELIKSESNDTDRVKNKLASISNENEKISYLRAKAINALINKSLEIYKHEFETILQGNLTNGLLDIYKSENKALQDIESFSIEKIYNHKAVVEIENAGYNVMYELLDHFIPSILKPEHERKSYDKKALKLIPKQFVYEEGTEYQKVLGVIDFVSGMTDNYATDLYRKIKGIDIGMTM encoded by the coding sequence ATGAATTTAAACCAGATTTTTACTAATCAGCGTACAGGAAACAATCCCCATACTAAAGCTTCAAGAACTGATTTTCAGAGAGATTTCGACAGGATCATCTTCTCATCTGCTTTCAGAAGACTGCAGAATAAGACCCAGGTTTTTCCGCTTCCAGGGAGTGTTTTTGTACATAACAGGCTGACCCATTCACTGGAAGTTTCTTCAGTGGGCAGAAGTTTGGGAAGTATTATAGGTGAATTTATCTCTGAAACATATAAAAATGACCTTACCGAAGATTCCAGAAATTTTTATCTTCATAATTTAGGAAATGTAATTGCGGCAGCGTGCTTGTGTCATGACGTCGGGAATCCAGCTTTCGGACATTCAGGAGAAGATGCAATTGCAAGCTATTTTGAACGAAATCAAAGGGATCTTAAGCCTAAGTTTAATGAGAAAGAATGGGCAGACCTTGTCAATTTTGAAGGGAATGCCAATGCTATACGAGTACTGGCTCAACAGCAACAGGGAAAAGATGAAGGAGGGATTCAGCTGACATTTTCTACATTGGCAAGTATTGCAAAGTATCCATGTGAAGCCATTGCAAAAAAGAAAGGGGTTATTCATAGAAAAAAATTCGGTTTTTTTCAGAACGAAAAAGAGATCTTCCTGGAAATTGCAAAAGGGACCAATCTTATTCTTGAGAGTGAAGAACCTTATATCTTTAAAAGACATCCGTTTGTATGGTTGGTAGAAGCGGCAGACGATATCTGCTATAATATTATCGATATGGAAGATGCCCATAGATTGGGTATTGTTTCCACTTCAGACTGTGAAAATCTTTTCTTTGAACTGATAAAGTCCGAAAGTAATGATACAGACAGGGTGAAGAATAAATTAGCTTCGATCTCAAATGAAAATGAAAAGATTTCTTACCTGAGAGCAAAAGCGATCAATGCCCTGATCAATAAATCACTTGAGATTTACAAACATGAGTTCGAAACTATACTTCAGGGTAATCTGACAAACGGATTGTTGGATATTTATAAATCCGAGAATAAAGCTTTGCAGGATATCGAATCTTTCTCGATTGAAAAGATTTACAACCATAAAGCAGTTGTTGAAATTGAGAATGCAGGCTATAACGTGATGTATGAGCTTCTCGACCATTTTATCCCTTCTATTCTGAAGCCGGAGCATGAACGAAAGTCTTATGATAAAAAGGCATTGAAATTAATTCCTAAACAATTTGTTTACGAGGAAGGAACGGAATATCAGAAGGTCCTTGGTGTTATCGATTTTGTTTCAGGAATGACTGATAATTATGCTACGGATCTTTATAGAAAAATCAAAGGAATTGATATAGGAATGACCATGTAA
- a CDS encoding CocE/NonD family hydrolase, giving the protein MKIRILLALIFVNFLQAQKFYFPITAVTDSLVLEQQMSGLASKLMTQPPLLKLKQQNPLNFSDNLFRLEIISKEYKKSIITLSDYRNQFAEHNMAGYKFIAYEVYSLAKLTEKTENILFPNALQKAFDKKYNSLSDKMLPRLEISFDGDVHNFRKVLKKTLDKQKDTDSIDYPSALALCKSYLDYKAYSRIKPQVMQLLALKDREKFIIETKDFKTKNGNTLTITIIRKKENKSPLPVILTNNIYAGPLDSYFGKRVAIYNYVGAVVNTRGKRTSNDVNNPFEHESQDIYEVIDWVSKQPWSNGKVGMIGGSYLGFSQWAAVKKLHPALKTIVPQVAVGIGIDYPAQNNIFMSYMLQWINYVTNNKFTDEADFNNFPKWDSINTAWYKSGKSFRALDSISGKPNTIFQRWLDHPGYDAYWQKMVPYQQDFAKINIPILTTTGYYDDDQIGALSYFKAHHRYNKNANHYLVIGPYNHGGAQSFGFTFVNGNPIDPVARISIDDLAFSWFDYILKNGKKPDLLKDKINFQVMNTNTWKHVSDLEKMHTSTLKFYLQNHNEKTPSVFKTPENKSFTLQTVDFKTRDQKETYHTVSKNDSIKTTNSLYFESEVLDKDLIMSGNISGFFNVSINKKDIDTDTYLYQIKPDGKAFLLSTHIVRASYAKDNEHRQLLKPGKTEQIPIKNSIMMSKKIEKGSKLVLLVGVNKSPSWQINYGTGKDVSDETIKDAGEPLEIKWYNDSYVEIPVYKE; this is encoded by the coding sequence ATGAAAATTAGAATACTTTTAGCATTAATATTTGTAAATTTTCTGCAAGCCCAGAAATTTTACTTTCCAATAACTGCCGTAACAGACTCTTTGGTTCTTGAACAACAAATGTCCGGTCTTGCATCCAAGCTAATGACTCAACCACCCTTACTTAAGCTTAAACAGCAAAATCCACTTAATTTCTCTGATAATCTTTTCCGTCTGGAAATCATTTCAAAAGAATACAAGAAATCTATCATTACTTTATCAGATTATCGTAATCAGTTTGCTGAGCATAATATGGCAGGATACAAATTCATTGCATATGAGGTATACAGCTTAGCAAAGCTGACTGAAAAAACAGAAAACATTCTTTTCCCCAATGCTCTGCAAAAGGCATTTGACAAAAAATACAACAGTCTCTCGGACAAAATGCTTCCAAGATTGGAAATTAGTTTTGACGGAGACGTTCATAACTTCAGGAAAGTTTTGAAAAAAACATTGGACAAACAGAAAGATACTGATAGTATAGACTATCCGTCTGCTTTAGCTTTATGTAAAAGTTACCTGGACTATAAAGCCTACTCCCGCATTAAGCCTCAGGTTATGCAGTTGCTGGCATTAAAAGATCGGGAAAAATTCATTATTGAAACCAAGGATTTTAAAACTAAAAATGGAAACACGTTAACGATTACCATTATCAGAAAAAAAGAAAATAAATCCCCTCTTCCTGTTATTCTTACCAATAATATCTATGCGGGACCGCTAGATTCTTATTTTGGAAAAAGAGTTGCCATTTATAATTATGTAGGTGCGGTAGTCAATACCCGTGGCAAAAGAACCAGTAACGATGTAAACAATCCTTTTGAGCATGAATCTCAGGATATCTATGAGGTCATTGACTGGGTTAGCAAACAACCCTGGAGCAATGGTAAAGTTGGAATGATTGGTGGAAGTTATCTGGGGTTCAGCCAATGGGCGGCTGTAAAAAAATTACACCCTGCACTCAAAACAATAGTTCCTCAGGTTGCTGTGGGAATAGGAATAGATTATCCTGCCCAAAACAACATATTCATGAGCTATATGCTTCAATGGATTAACTACGTCACTAATAACAAGTTTACAGATGAAGCAGATTTTAATAATTTTCCAAAATGGGATTCTATCAATACTGCATGGTACAAAAGCGGCAAATCTTTCAGAGCTTTAGACTCCATAAGTGGCAAACCCAATACAATATTCCAAAGGTGGCTCGATCATCCGGGGTATGATGCATATTGGCAGAAAATGGTTCCTTACCAACAGGATTTTGCTAAAATAAATATCCCCATATTAACCACCACCGGATATTACGATGATGACCAGATTGGAGCATTATCCTATTTTAAAGCGCACCACCGGTATAATAAAAATGCAAACCATTATTTAGTAATAGGACCTTACAACCATGGAGGCGCACAAAGCTTCGGTTTTACTTTTGTCAATGGTAATCCTATAGATCCTGTAGCAAGAATAAGTATTGATGATCTGGCTTTTTCCTGGTTTGACTATATCCTTAAAAATGGCAAAAAACCAGATCTCTTAAAAGACAAAATCAACTTCCAGGTCATGAACACCAACACATGGAAACATGTCTCTGATCTTGAAAAAATGCATACTTCAACACTCAAATTTTATTTGCAGAATCACAATGAAAAGACACCTTCTGTTTTTAAGACCCCTGAAAATAAAAGTTTCACCCTGCAAACTGTTGATTTTAAAACCCGTGATCAAAAGGAAACCTATCATACTGTAAGTAAAAACGACAGTATAAAAACAACTAACTCTCTTTACTTTGAAAGTGAGGTACTGGATAAAGATCTTATTATGAGTGGAAATATATCCGGTTTTTTCAATGTTTCCATTAACAAAAAAGACATTGATACCGATACTTATTTATACCAGATAAAACCGGATGGTAAAGCTTTTTTATTATCAACCCATATCGTAAGAGCGAGTTATGCAAAAGACAACGAGCATCGCCAACTTCTTAAACCGGGTAAAACAGAACAGATCCCGATAAAAAATTCAATAATGATGAGCAAAAAAATAGAAAAAGGAAGCAAACTGGTACTATTAGTCGGTGTCAACAAAAGTCCTTCCTGGCAGATCAACTACGGAACAGGAAAAGATGTAAGTGACGAGACCATTAAAGATGCGGGTGAGCCATTGGAAATAAAATGGTATAATGACAGTTATGTCGAAATACCTGTTTATAAAGAATAA
- a CDS encoding SPFH domain-containing protein → MAYLGIIIFIGLVTLFASFFTVKQETAAIVERLGKFHSVRHAGLQLKIPYLDRISKRMNLRIQQLDVMIDTKTLDNVFVKMKISVQFQVIRSQVADAFYRLESPHDQITSYVFDVVRAEVPKLKLDDVFLKKDDIAIAVKAELQEAMQSYGYDIIKALVTDIDPDEQVKHAMNRINAAEREKTAAEYESEAQRIRIVAVAKAEAESKKLQGQGIADQRREIAKGLEESVRMLNNVDINSHEASALIVVTQHYDTLHSVGASNRSSLVLLPNSPTAASGMLNDLVVAMTTANTVGETTKGKYAPPPKDHEH, encoded by the coding sequence ATGGCATATTTAGGCATTATTATTTTCATAGGGCTGGTGACGTTGTTTGCTTCCTTCTTTACTGTTAAACAGGAGACGGCAGCCATTGTGGAGCGTTTGGGGAAATTTCATTCCGTTCGACATGCTGGTTTGCAATTGAAAATACCTTATTTAGACAGGATATCTAAAAGAATGAATCTCAGGATTCAGCAGCTTGATGTAATGATCGATACGAAAACACTGGATAATGTTTTCGTAAAGATGAAAATATCCGTTCAGTTTCAGGTGATCAGATCACAAGTGGCAGATGCTTTTTACCGGTTGGAAAGCCCTCATGATCAAATCACATCTTATGTTTTTGACGTGGTAAGAGCTGAAGTTCCCAAGCTAAAATTGGATGATGTCTTCTTAAAGAAAGATGATATTGCTATTGCAGTGAAAGCAGAGCTTCAGGAAGCGATGCAAAGCTATGGATATGATATTATTAAAGCATTGGTTACAGATATTGATCCTGATGAGCAGGTAAAACATGCCATGAACAGAATTAATGCGGCAGAAAGAGAAAAAACAGCTGCGGAATATGAATCTGAGGCACAGAGAATAAGAATTGTTGCTGTAGCTAAAGCAGAAGCGGAGTCTAAAAAACTGCAAGGACAAGGGATTGCCGATCAAAGAAGAGAAATTGCAAAAGGTCTTGAAGAATCAGTAAGAATGTTGAATAATGTAGATATCAATTCACATGAAGCATCAGCATTAATTGTCGTGACACAGCACTATGATACTTTACATTCTGTTGGGGCAAGTAATAGAAGCAGTCTGGTGTTACTTCCTAACTCTCCAACGGCTGCAAGTGGAATGCTAAATGACCTTGTTGTTGCTATGACTACAGCTAATACGGTGGGCGAAACTACTAAAGGAAAGTATGCACCGCCGCCTAAAGATCATGAACACTAA
- a CDS encoding APC family permease, with product MNQLFRRKNYSETDTSTSLLRVLGVWDIVFFGIAAIIGAGSFSSLGEAVFRGGPGVILLYLICGFACGFTALCYAEFASRIPTAGSAYTYAYASFGELIAWIIGWALIMEYSFGNIYVAFSWSDYFTSFLERLGMHIPDYLTCSYTEAKKAFINGSENKELLNAWKTAPLIGSLKFIVDVPALVINGLITWLCYVGVKESKNFNNSLVILKLAVIVLVILVGFSYINTENWTPVNPETQVASFMPNGFAGVMSAVSGVFFAYIGFDALSVLSEETKDPQKTLPKGMIISLVLCTVIYIALTLVLTGMVDYRKFDGIGDPLSFIFEKSNANVAWMELVVSFVAIVAITTVLLVFQMGQPRIWYAMSRDGLMPEKFKTVHPKYKTPSFATIVTGIAVGVPILFTDKSFILDFTSIGTIFAFVLVCAGVLMLPAKEKIKGRFHLPYINGKIIFPLIFIGGLVGFYIWQPEFFHNLMDWNDPKEGEFRASIFVFIIFNLVLCALTFIKNFSLIPLIGLTSCLYLLTGMSHENWFWFGLWFAIGLVIYFCYGYRNSKLGKEIPKG from the coding sequence ATGAATCAACTTTTCAGAAGGAAAAACTATTCAGAGACAGATACATCTACTAGCCTTTTAAGGGTTTTGGGTGTTTGGGATATCGTTTTTTTTGGTATTGCAGCCATTATAGGGGCGGGAAGCTTCAGCAGTTTAGGTGAAGCGGTTTTCAGAGGCGGCCCCGGAGTGATTCTACTATATTTGATTTGTGGCTTTGCATGTGGCTTTACAGCACTTTGTTATGCTGAGTTTGCCAGCAGAATTCCCACAGCAGGTTCTGCTTATACTTATGCGTATGCCAGTTTCGGAGAATTAATTGCATGGATCATCGGCTGGGCATTAATTATGGAATATTCTTTTGGGAATATCTACGTTGCTTTTTCATGGTCAGATTATTTCACCAGCTTTTTAGAAAGGCTTGGAATGCATATTCCTGATTACCTTACATGCAGTTACACAGAAGCTAAAAAAGCTTTCATTAATGGTTCTGAAAATAAAGAATTGCTTAATGCCTGGAAAACAGCTCCTTTAATAGGAAGCTTAAAATTCATTGTCGATGTTCCTGCATTGGTCATCAATGGATTGATCACATGGCTTTGTTATGTAGGTGTAAAAGAAAGTAAAAACTTTAATAATTCACTCGTTATCTTAAAGCTCGCTGTCATTGTTTTAGTGATTTTGGTAGGTTTCTCTTATATAAATACGGAAAACTGGACACCTGTAAATCCGGAAACACAAGTAGCCTCTTTCATGCCTAATGGCTTTGCCGGTGTGATGAGTGCAGTTTCAGGGGTTTTCTTTGCCTACATTGGCTTTGATGCTTTAAGTGTATTGTCTGAAGAAACAAAAGACCCACAAAAAACACTCCCGAAAGGAATGATCATTTCCCTGGTACTTTGTACTGTAATCTATATCGCTCTGACATTGGTACTTACAGGGATGGTCGATTACAGAAAATTTGATGGTATCGGAGATCCTCTTTCATTCATATTTGAAAAGTCCAATGCGAATGTTGCCTGGATGGAGCTTGTCGTTTCTTTCGTAGCCATAGTAGCCATCACTACCGTATTACTGGTATTTCAGATGGGACAGCCAAGAATCTGGTATGCTATGAGCCGGGACGGATTAATGCCTGAAAAATTTAAAACCGTACACCCTAAATATAAAACTCCTTCATTTGCTACCATTGTCACAGGTATTGCAGTAGGAGTTCCTATCTTATTTACGGATAAATCATTTATTCTTGATTTCACGAGTATCGGAACCATTTTCGCTTTCGTATTGGTTTGTGCGGGAGTTCTAATGCTTCCTGCCAAAGAAAAAATTAAAGGAAGATTTCACCTTCCTTATATCAATGGGAAAATCATATTCCCTCTTATTTTCATTGGTGGATTAGTAGGATTTTATATCTGGCAGCCTGAATTTTTCCATAATTTAATGGATTGGAATGATCCTAAGGAAGGAGAATTCAGAGCTTCAATTTTTGTTTTTATTATCTTCAACCTGGTGCTTTGTGCCTTGACCTTTATTAAAAACTTCTCATTGATTCCTTTAATCGGATTAACCTCATGTCTATATCTTCTTACAGGAATGAGTCATGAAAACTGGTTCTGGTTCGGACTTTGGTTTGCCATAGGTTTAGTGATCTATTTCTGCTATGGATACAGAAATAGTAAGCTTGGTAAGGAAATTCCAAAAGGATAA
- a CDS encoding tetratricopeptide repeat protein, whose protein sequence is MKSKKILLAAAVIYFGISEAQQSQYFTQKENYRFNLAENLYQTKIYNASQYEYARQYFYNQNLSRSRKEGAQFFDNVIGVILQKNHAEEGLTAFMKEYPNSAYFAQANLPLADYYLAKKDFDKALETLKKVNQYQLSKAENTQYILKLGYAKFMTGDSKGAIDALEEAYKTGDESQRGDIAYMLGHLYYSNRQNDKAFQYFDSVKDQPKYSKLVRPYYVQMYYNDKDYDKAISEGNLLLSENISDSYKAEVHKIIGESYFMKNDYASAYPHLKDYLSVQQNPSENDLYEIGFIAAQLKKYDEAVSYYNQLINSNSALAQNAYYQLGNAYLAVDKKQEALSAFRSSYQMDYDAKVKKLAHEQYAKLSYDIGNPFESPSAVIQSYINANQNEANAAEMRSLLVKSYLYSGNYKETLNAIDRLQSSSPDIDKVDQEVSYLLGTEEFNKGNYDEAEKYFLRSLAFNINKEFNSRALYWLAQTYYQKGNYPSAIVRYEKLLTATFPEKQQLPYDLGYAYFKSKKFDQAQNYFKQYLTNPKPEFKNDAELRLADIHYANNELNDAIAIYDKNEDSTDYTLYQKAMALGFKGDTQAKINNLKTLLSKYPGSEYYDDSQYEIGTAYAAQDDYANANDYFAKVIKTSSDKDLIANASIYRAQNYIDQNQNDKALSELKSLGEQYKNTAYAQKIVQAAKPIFTKNGDVAGYESFARNIGVNVAASEIDEINLSTGKQYFTKKDYKNAISYYEKYLTQNPTGEGLYQAKYELGESYYQTKNTTKALLVLQEVANVQNDYQDDAQTRLSQIYVAQGNTAEAKKYLENIRNSSDIGIRNYANVELMKMYAEEKNFSQAEKLADAVIANNKNSAAVIETAKVIKARSSMNSGKDKDAQAAYASLEKSSNTEVAAEALYAKAFYQNKGKAFKSSNETIFKLANNYSSEEYWGAKALVLMAKNYIGLKDNYQASYTCDQIIANYKDFPEIVAEAKEVKKQIKK, encoded by the coding sequence ATGAAATCAAAAAAAATACTTTTAGCGGCTGCTGTGATCTATTTCGGAATCTCCGAAGCTCAACAGTCCCAATACTTTACCCAGAAAGAAAATTATAGATTCAATCTAGCTGAAAATCTTTATCAGACCAAAATATACAACGCCTCTCAATACGAATATGCCAGACAATATTTTTACAATCAAAATTTGTCCAGGTCCAGAAAAGAAGGGGCGCAGTTTTTTGATAATGTCATCGGAGTGATCCTGCAAAAGAATCATGCGGAAGAAGGTCTTACGGCTTTTATGAAAGAATATCCGAATTCTGCATATTTTGCTCAGGCTAACTTACCGCTGGCAGATTATTATCTGGCAAAAAAAGATTTTGATAAGGCATTGGAAACTTTGAAGAAAGTAAACCAATATCAGCTATCAAAGGCAGAAAATACACAGTATATTCTTAAACTGGGATATGCTAAATTCATGACCGGAGATTCTAAAGGAGCGATTGATGCCCTGGAAGAAGCTTATAAAACGGGCGATGAATCTCAAAGAGGAGATATTGCTTATATGCTGGGCCACTTATATTATTCGAACAGACAAAATGATAAAGCGTTTCAGTATTTTGATTCAGTAAAGGACCAGCCGAAATATTCGAAGCTGGTTCGTCCTTATTATGTTCAGATGTATTATAATGATAAGGATTATGATAAAGCAATTTCTGAAGGAAATCTGCTACTGAGTGAAAATATTTCAGATTCATATAAAGCGGAGGTTCATAAGATCATTGGTGAAAGTTATTTCATGAAGAATGATTACGCTTCGGCTTATCCACATCTGAAAGATTATCTGAGTGTTCAGCAGAACCCTTCTGAAAATGATCTTTATGAAATCGGATTTATAGCAGCACAGCTGAAAAAGTATGATGAAGCTGTTTCCTATTATAATCAGTTAATCAATAGTAATTCTGCATTAGCTCAGAATGCTTATTATCAGTTAGGTAATGCTTACCTGGCAGTTGATAAAAAGCAGGAAGCACTTTCGGCGTTCCGTTCGTCTTACCAAATGGACTATGATGCTAAAGTGAAGAAGCTGGCTCATGAGCAATACGCAAAACTAAGCTACGATATCGGTAATCCATTTGAGAGCCCGTCTGCAGTAATCCAAAGCTATATCAACGCGAATCAGAATGAAGCAAATGCTGCTGAGATGAGATCACTTTTAGTGAAATCATATCTGTATTCAGGAAACTATAAAGAAACTCTTAATGCAATTGACAGGCTGCAAAGCTCGTCTCCTGATATCGATAAAGTAGATCAGGAAGTTTCTTATTTATTAGGAACAGAAGAATTCAATAAAGGGAATTATGATGAGGCAGAAAAGTACTTTTTAAGAAGTCTGGCCTTTAATATCAATAAAGAATTCAACAGCAGAGCATTATACTGGCTTGCTCAGACTTATTATCAAAAAGGAAATTATCCATCTGCAATTGTACGTTATGAAAAACTATTGACTGCGACTTTCCCTGAAAAGCAGCAGTTACCTTACGATTTGGGATATGCCTATTTTAAATCTAAAAAGTTTGATCAGGCACAGAACTATTTCAAGCAATACCTGACCAATCCAAAACCTGAATTTAAAAATGATGCTGAGCTTCGTCTGGCAGATATTCATTATGCGAATAATGAGCTGAACGACGCGATTGCTATCTATGATAAAAATGAGGACTCAACGGATTATACTTTATATCAGAAAGCAATGGCTTTAGGATTTAAAGGTGATACTCAGGCGAAAATCAATAACCTGAAAACACTTTTATCCAAGTATCCGGGATCTGAATATTATGATGACTCGCAATATGAGATCGGAACAGCGTATGCTGCACAGGATGATTATGCTAATGCCAATGATTATTTCGCAAAAGTTATTAAAACATCTTCGGATAAAGATTTGATAGCTAATGCTTCTATCTACAGAGCTCAGAATTATATTGATCAGAATCAAAATGATAAGGCACTTTCTGAACTGAAATCTTTAGGAGAACAGTATAAGAATACGGCCTATGCTCAGAAAATAGTTCAGGCTGCCAAGCCTATCTTTACGAAAAATGGGGATGTTGCAGGATACGAAAGCTTCGCCAGAAATATTGGGGTGAATGTAGCTGCTTCTGAAATTGATGAAATCAACCTTTCTACCGGAAAACAGTACTTTACTAAGAAGGACTACAAAAACGCCATCTCTTACTATGAGAAATATTTGACCCAGAATCCGACAGGAGAAGGGCTTTATCAGGCGAAATACGAATTGGGAGAAAGTTATTACCAAACGAAAAATACGACAAAAGCATTATTGGTGCTTCAGGAAGTAGCCAACGTTCAGAATGATTACCAGGATGATGCACAAACCCGTTTATCTCAGATTTATGTAGCCCAGGGTAATACGGCAGAAGCTAAGAAATATCTGGAGAATATTAGAAATTCTTCTGACATCGGTATCAGAAACTACGCTAATGTAGAGCTGATGAAAATGTATGCTGAAGAAAAGAATTTCTCACAAGCTGAAAAATTGGCGGATGCAGTAATCGCAAACAATAAAAACTCTGCCGCAGTTATTGAAACTGCCAAAGTAATCAAGGCAAGAAGTTCTATGAATTCCGGAAAAGATAAGGATGCACAGGCAGCTTATGCTTCACTGGAAAAATCTTCGAATACCGAAGTAGCAGCAGAAGCTTTATATGCTAAAGCATTCTATCAGAACAAAGGAAAAGCTTTTAAATCTTCTAATGAAACCATATTTAAACTGGCGAATAATTATTCTTCAGAAGAATATTGGGGAGCAAAAGCGTTGGTACTGATGGCGAAAAACTATATCGGATTAAAAGATAATTATCAGGCAAGTTATACTTGTGATCAGATTATTGCCAATTACAAAGATTTCCCTGAGATTGTTGCCGAAGCAAAAGAGGTTAAAAAGCAGATTAAAAAGTAA